Proteins encoded together in one Pseudorca crassidens isolate mPseCra1 chromosome 17, mPseCra1.hap1, whole genome shotgun sequence window:
- the LOC137210076 gene encoding uncharacterized protein, with protein MCVWVQAGERAASTVRPKQELSLRLRPAIPRFPGDLETPNRRYSPPTAAHPFPPPLPQHAAPPCVMMQNRGAVLGCWRARAASHRARARARRAGRGTQERTAPQAGRRRGTPHPRRLPFPGRPYPPRPQETLGFPGGAHPKGPGLRRARHRPLECRRHHRSRGSSMVQLGKLLRALTLMKFPCCVLEVLLCALAAAARGQEMYAPHSIRIEGDVTLGGLFPVHAKGPSGVPCGDIKRENGIHRLEAMLYALDQINSDPNLLPKVTLGARILDTCSRDTYALEQSLTFVQALIQKDTSEVRCTNGEPPVFVKPEKVVGVIGASGSSVSIMVANILRLFQVDGRYGIRKRM; from the exons ATGTGCGTGTGGGTGCAGGCGGGCGAGCGAGCGGCTTCTACAGTGAGACCGAAGCAGGAGCTCAGCCTTCGCCTGCGACCTGCAATCCCCAGATTCCCTGGGGACCTCGAAACTCCGAATCGGAGGTACTCCCCCCCCACAGCCGCCCACCCAttccctccccccttacctcaGCACGCAGCCCCTCCCTGCGTGATGATGCAAAACCGTGGGGCAG TGCTGGGCTGTTGGAGAGCTCGAGCTGCAAGCCACCGAGCGCGAGCTCGAGCGCGGCGCGCTGGCCGGGGAACCCAAGAGCGCACGGCGCCCCAAGCTGGCAGGCGCCGCGGGACCCCCCACCCTCGCCGGCTGCCCTTCCCCGGGCGCCCCTACCCTCCTCGCCCGCAGGAGACCCTGGGCTTCCCCGGAGGAGCTCACCCCAAGGGGCCAGGACTCCGGCGAGCCCGCCACCGTCCCCTCGagtgccgccgccaccaccgcagCCGCGGGAGCAGCATGGTCCAGCTGGGGAAGCTGCTCCGCGCCCTGACTTTGATGAAGTTTCCCTGCTGCGTGCTGGAGGTGCTTCTGTGcgcgctggcggcggcggcgcgcggccaGGAGATGTACGCCCCGCACTCCATTCGGATCGAGGGGGACGTCACCCTCGGGGGGCTGTTCCCGGTGCACGCGAAGGGTCCCAGCGGAGTGCCCTGCGGCGACATCAAGAGGGAGAACGGGATCCACAGGCTGGAAGCGATGCTCTACGCCCTGGACCAGATCAACAGCGATCCCAACCTGCTGCCCAAAGTGACGCTGGGAGCGCGGATCCTGGACACTTGTTCCAGGGACACTTATGCGCTCGAACAGTCGCTCACTTTCGTCCAGGCGCTCATCCAGAAGGACACCTCCGAAGTGCGCTGCACCAACGGCGAGCCTCCGGTTTTCGTCAAGCCCGAGAAAGTAGTTGGAGTGATTGGGGCTTCGGGGAGTTCGGTCTCCATCATGGTAGCCAACATCCTGAGGCTTTTCCAG